Proteins from a single region of Procambarus clarkii isolate CNS0578487 chromosome 32, FALCON_Pclarkii_2.0, whole genome shotgun sequence:
- the LOC123759513 gene encoding uncharacterized protein, which produces MTFLTYVTVDHPDLPHGPDLSHGPDLSHGPDLPHGPDLPYLPDLPHLPDLPHVPDLPHGPDLPHGPDLPHVPDLPHVPDLPHGPDLPHVPDLLHGPDLPHVPDLPHGLDLPHGPDLLHGPDLPHGPDLPHVPDLPHGPDLPHVPDLLHGPDLPHVPDLPHGLDLPHVPDLHHVPDLPHVPDLPTSLTMPTSLTLSHVPDLAPRP; this is translated from the coding sequence ATGACATTCCTCACATATGTTACTGTCGATCACCCTGACCTTCCTCACGGCCCTGACCTTTCCCACGGCCCTGACCTTTCCCACGGCCCTGACCTTCCCCACGGCCCTGACcttccttacctccctgacctgcCCCATCTCCCTGACCTGCCCCACGTCCCTGACCTGCCCCACGGCCCTGACCTTCCCCACGGCCCTGACCTGCCCCACGTCCCTGACCTTCCCCACGTCCCTGACCTGCCCCACGGCCCTGACCTTCCCCACGTCCCTGACCTTCTCCACGGCCCTGACCTGCCCCACGTCCCTGACCTGCCCCACGGCCTTGACCTGCCCCACGGCCCTGACCTTCTCCACGGCCCTGACCTTCCCCACGGCCCTGACCTTCCCCACGTCCCTGACCTGCCCCACGGCCCTGACCTTCCCCACGTCCCTGACCTTCTCCACGGCCCTGACCTGCCCCACGTCCCTGACCTGCCCCACGGCCTTGACCTGCCCCACGTCCCTGACCTTCACCACGTCCCTGACCTGCCCCACGTCCCTGACCTGCCCACGTCCCTGACCATGCCTACGTCCCTGACCTTGTCTCACGTCCCTGACCTTGCCCCACGTCCCTGA